One segment of Radiobacillus kanasensis DNA contains the following:
- a CDS encoding YisL family protein, whose amino-acid sequence MNTHLHITSWVLAIILLLVALSFYKKDNQKVGKILHMILRLDYLLILYSGGALLTGYFQTGEMLPEVITKVLAGIWVIAAVEMVLTKTAKNKPVRGTWIQFAIALVLVLALGFGRLPLGLLP is encoded by the coding sequence ATGAATACACATCTACATATTACCTCTTGGGTATTAGCGATTATTTTGTTACTTGTAGCTTTATCTTTTTATAAAAAAGATAATCAAAAAGTCGGCAAAATTTTACACATGATTTTACGATTAGACTACTTATTGATTCTGTATTCCGGTGGAGCATTATTAACAGGTTATTTTCAAACAGGAGAAATGCTGCCAGAGGTCATTACTAAAGTATTAGCAGGTATTTGGGTAATCGCTGCAGTAGAAATGGTACTAACAAAGACAGCGAAGAATAAGCCAGTTCGTGGAACGTGGATTCAGTTTGCTATAGCTTTAGTGCTTGTGTTAGCACTAGGATTCGGCCGTTTACCGTTAGGTTTATTACCTTAA